Part of the Bacillus cabrialesii genome is shown below.
TATAATTATCAAGACTCATCACTTTAGGATCAATGTCAAGATTCAGACCCACACGCAAAAGCTCAGATGACGGCTTTAATGATCCTAACAGCAAACAGAAAATCGGAAAAATATACAACAGGCTCAGCATAATAAAAAACAGGGTCAGCGCGATTCTGTAAACGCTAAACTGAGGACTGTGCCGCAACATTTATCCCTCCCCCTTAAACGAGCCTGACAGCTTTAATGAAATCAGGCTGACAACGAGTATCACAATCAAAAGCACAATGCCGATGGCCGCCCCATAACCCATTTCGTTGTAGGCAAGCCCCTGCTGATACAAATATCCGACAAGCGTTAGACCAATATTACCCGGGGAATTATTTTGCCAAAGGACGTAGCTTTCCTCGAACATCCTGAAGCCGCCGATGATGCTGATCGTCAGCACATATACGGTTACAGGTTTGAGAAACGGCAGCGTGATGTGCATAAATTTTTTCATCGTATTCGCGCCGTCAATATCAGCGGCTTCGTACAGCTCTTTGGGCACGTTTTGCAAACCGGCCAAAAAGTAAAGGATGTTGATTCCCATCCATCTCCACGAAGCAAGCAGCACCATCAAAAACATGCCTGTATGTTCATTGTTCATCCAGTTCTGAGGTGAAAAGCCAAGTTTGAGCAAGATGGAATTAGCCAGCGATGTTTCCATTTCTCCAAAGATGAGCCGAAAAATGATCCCCGCCACAATGGTGGAAGTCAATGCCGGAATAAATAGCGCTGATTTGAATATATTTCTGAATTTGACCAGCTTTGAATTCAGGAATATGGCCAGAAGCAATGGAACCGGAATCAGCACGATCAGCGTCCAAAAGGTGTACTCCAGCGTATTCCAAAGGGCGGTATAGAACGTCGGATTGTTTAGCGCAGTGTAATTGGAGAATCCGACAAACGTCACCTCTCCCGGCAATATTCTTTGAAAGCTCATGATGAAGACACTAATGATGGGGTACAGAAAAAATACGAGAAAGGATAAAACGAATGGCGCAGTAAACAGATAGGGCGCCGCTTTTTTTGAATAAAATAGATCTCGCCAGCCTGATTGTTTCGCAGCTGAAGGAACGGGATGAACCGTTCCCGTTTTCACAGGTTTCATGAGAACCTCCCCGCTTTCACTTTTTGAATGGGATTCTATTTCTGTTTCAGTTCACCTGCCGCTCTGTCCAAGGCTTGTTTAGGCGTTTTTTGCTGAGATTTAAGTGCGTCGAATAATACGCTTCTGTTGACAAGGTCTGACGCCTTGGCAAAATCCTCATGTAGATAAATCGGATTGATTTCATCCTTGATATCGAGCAGCACAGAAAAAATGCCTGTTCCGTTTTGGAAGTAGTCCGTATATTTGTTTTTCTCTTTCAATTCCTTGGAGCTCCAAACATCCCAGCGAAGCGGGTCAAATCCGAGCACGCTCCAGAGCTTTTTGTTTCCTTCTTTAGAACCCTTTGCAAAGGCCAAAAACTCTTTCGCTAATTTAACATGCTTAGATTGCTTCGGCACAACAGTTGCCGTACCGCCCAAACCTGCCGAACGATCGCCTCCCTCTTTCCATGCTGGAAGCGGCTTGATGGCAATCTTCCCTTTCAGATCAGGCATATAATCTATAAATCTTCCCATATACCAAATCGGCATCAGAACTGAAGCAGCTCCGCCTTGGTTCATAAAGCCGTAGTATTCTTCACTGTGATGCCCGCCGCCTGGCGCGGGAATCATCGTTTTGTCATTGATCATGTTCTTTAAATATTGAAGTGTTTTTACGTTGGTGTCATTATTGAGGATCAGCTTGCCGTTTTTATCAAAATAACCTGAGTTTTGCTGTGAAATCATGGATAAGAACGTTCCCGAATCATTTGTCTCCACCGTTCCCATCGGCTTCCCGGTCACTTTGCGCACTTTCTGCCCGGCTTTATGGTAATCATCCCATGTTTTAATATCATCAGGATTGACGCCGACTTTTTTCATCACATCCATGTTATAAAACATGACTGTCGTTCCTACATGAGTATCCAGCCCGTACAGCTTGCCGTTTTTGCTGTACAGGGTGAGCCGCGCTTCAACGAATTTATCGCGGTCCTTTTCAATCAGCGGAGTCAGGTCGGCAAGCGGTATGTCAGAGCCCTTCAAAAAGTTTGAAAAACGGGCCAATTCAACATCGGCAATATCAGGGACGCCCTCTCCCGCGATTAAGGAGATCGACAAGTTATCGTGCATTTGCCCATATGGATAAACGACCGTATTCAGCTTAATTTTGCGGTCAGGATATTTTTTGTTCCATTCTTTCACCATTTCCACATAAAACTGCTCATGAAGTCCGTTAAATGTCCAAAAGGTCAGCTCGGTTTCACCCGATTTCCCGGATGATCGTTCTGCTGAACACCCAGCAATGAATAATGTCAGCAGCATCATGAGCACAAGAAAACAGGCAGTCAATTTTTTCATTTGCGTTACCCCTTCCATTCGAGGTGCGGGCTATTCATATAGACCATGATTGATCAGCGTTTTGTTTTCATTAATGATTCTTAACCCGGTGCAGCGGTCTCTTAAGGTGTGCGCGTGTCTGAAGGCATTCTTGACGGAATCCTGTCCGACACCGATTTCGTCAAAAGATGCAGGGCCACCGGCTGACCTCAGCCAATCGGCCAGCACTTCTCCTTCCGGGAGCGTTTTATAAGCCGATTGAATGGCTTCCCGGCGACGCGGAGAAAATTCTTTCAATCCGTCATCCTGAGCAAGCTTTCTGTATGTGTCAGTCAATAAAACAGCAGCACAGCCAA
Proteins encoded:
- a CDS encoding carbohydrate ABC transporter permease encodes the protein MKPVKTGTVHPVPSAAKQSGWRDLFYSKKAAPYLFTAPFVLSFLVFFLYPIISVFIMSFQRILPGEVTFVGFSNYTALNNPTFYTALWNTLEYTFWTLIVLIPVPLLLAIFLNSKLVKFRNIFKSALFIPALTSTIVAGIIFRLIFGEMETSLANSILLKLGFSPQNWMNNEHTGMFLMVLLASWRWMGINILYFLAGLQNVPKELYEAADIDGANTMKKFMHITLPFLKPVTVYVLTISIIGGFRMFEESYVLWQNNSPGNIGLTLVGYLYQQGLAYNEMGYGAAIGIVLLIVILVVSLISLKLSGSFKGEG
- a CDS encoding ABC transporter substrate-binding protein, with protein sequence MKKLTACFLVLMMLLTLFIAGCSAERSSGKSGETELTFWTFNGLHEQFYVEMVKEWNKKYPDRKIKLNTVVYPYGQMHDNLSISLIAGEGVPDIADVELARFSNFLKGSDIPLADLTPLIEKDRDKFVEARLTLYSKNGKLYGLDTHVGTTVMFYNMDVMKKVGVNPDDIKTWDDYHKAGQKVRKVTGKPMGTVETNDSGTFLSMISQQNSGYFDKNGKLILNNDTNVKTLQYLKNMINDKTMIPAPGGGHHSEEYYGFMNQGGAASVLMPIWYMGRFIDYMPDLKGKIAIKPLPAWKEGGDRSAGLGGTATVVPKQSKHVKLAKEFLAFAKGSKEGNKKLWSVLGFDPLRWDVWSSKELKEKNKYTDYFQNGTGIFSVLLDIKDEINPIYLHEDFAKASDLVNRSVLFDALKSQQKTPKQALDRAAGELKQK